In Pseudomonas sp. MM213, a genomic segment contains:
- a CDS encoding imelysin family protein: protein MIRMPLATASLLAIAISLAGCGEGKDKAAAPAPTPAATTTAPAAAPAPAAAGKVDEAAAKAVVAHYADIVFAVYSDAESTAKTLQTAVDAFLAKPNADTLKAAKAAWIAARVPYLQSEVFRFGNTIIDDWEGQVNAWPLDEGLIDYVDKSYEHALGNPGATANIIANTQVQVGEDKIDVKDITPEKLASLNELGGSEANVATGYHAIEFLLWGQDLNGTGPGAGNRPASDYLEGKGATGGHNDRRRAYLKSVTQLLVSDLEEMVGNWKPNVADNYRATLEAEPVDSGLRKMLFGMGSLSLGELAGERMKVSLEANSPEDEHDCFSDNTHNSQFYDAKGIRNVYLGEYTRVDGTKMTGASLSSLVAKADPAADTALKADLAATEAKMQVIVDHANKGEHYDQLIAAGNTAGNQIVRDAIASLVKQTGSIEAAAGKLGISDLNPDNADHEF from the coding sequence ATGATTCGTATGCCTCTGGCTACCGCCAGTCTGTTGGCCATCGCTATTTCCCTCGCCGGTTGTGGCGAAGGCAAAGACAAAGCTGCCGCCCCAGCGCCTACGCCAGCCGCCACTACCACGGCCCCGGCCGCTGCGCCTGCACCAGCTGCTGCCGGCAAAGTCGACGAAGCCGCTGCCAAAGCCGTTGTCGCACATTACGCCGACATCGTCTTCGCCGTTTACAGCGATGCCGAATCCACCGCGAAAACCCTGCAAACCGCCGTCGACGCCTTCCTCGCGAAGCCGAACGCCGACACCCTGAAAGCCGCCAAGGCTGCCTGGATCGCTGCTCGCGTTCCTTACCTGCAGAGCGAAGTGTTCCGCTTCGGCAACACCATCATCGACGACTGGGAAGGTCAGGTGAACGCCTGGCCACTGGACGAAGGCCTGATCGACTACGTCGACAAATCCTACGAGCACGCACTGGGTAACCCGGGCGCGACCGCCAACATCATCGCCAACACTCAAGTTCAGGTCGGCGAAGACAAGATCGACGTCAAAGACATCACCCCGGAAAAACTCGCCAGCCTGAACGAGCTGGGTGGTTCCGAGGCCAACGTCGCCACCGGCTACCACGCCATCGAATTCCTGCTGTGGGGCCAGGACCTGAACGGCACCGGCCCTGGCGCCGGCAACCGTCCAGCCTCCGACTACCTGGAAGGCAAAGGCGCCACCGGCGGTCACAACGATCGTCGTCGCGCTTACCTGAAGTCCGTGACCCAACTGCTGGTCAGCGACCTGGAAGAAATGGTCGGTAACTGGAAGCCGAACGTGGCCGACAACTACCGCGCCACCCTGGAAGCGGAACCGGTGGATTCCGGCCTGCGCAAAATGCTGTTCGGCATGGGCAGCCTGTCCCTGGGCGAACTGGCGGGCGAGCGCATGAAGGTTTCCCTGGAAGCCAACTCCCCTGAAGACGAACACGACTGCTTCAGCGACAACACCCACAACTCGCAGTTCTACGATGCCAAAGGCATTCGTAACGTGTACCTGGGCGAATACACCCGTGTCGACGGCACCAAAATGACCGGCGCCAGCCTGTCCTCTCTGGTGGCCAAGGCTGACCCGGCGGCCGACACCGCACTGAAAGCCGACCTGGCTGCGACCGAAGCCAAGATGCAGGTCATTGTCGATCACGCCAACAAGGGTGAGCACTACGACCAGTTGATCGCTGCCGGCAACACCGCTGGCAACCAGATCGTTCGTGACGCCATCGCTTCGCTGGTCAAGCAGACCGGTTCGATCGAAGCTGCCGCTGGCAAGCTGGGCATCAGCGACCTGAACCCGGACAACGCTGATCACGAATTTTGA
- a CDS encoding di-heme oxidoreductase family protein codes for MPSLPLRLSALFLALGLSACDDAPRFTQAEPGEARSGGSATVRKTDQNAFSLPSANLPPSRRVDFSVGNSFFRNPWVIAPSTTTARDGLGPLFNTNACQGCHIKDGRGHPPAPDALNAVSMLVRLSIPDSPTYAKIIEQQGVVPEPVYGGQFQDMSVPGVVPEGKVRVDYTPVPVRFKDGTEVELRKPTLQITQLGYGPMHPDTRFSARVAPPMIGLGLLEAIPEEAILANAAAQAKEKNGINGRPNQVWDDALQKTVLGRFGWKAGQPNLNQQNVHAFSGDMGLTTSLRPFDDCTEAQTACKQAPNGNGPDGEPEVSDNILRLVLFYSRNLAVPARRDVGTPQVLAGKSLFFQAGCQSCHTPKYTTAANAAEPELANQVIRPYSDLLLHDMGDGLADNRSEFQASGRDWRTPPLWGIGLTQAVSGHTQFLHDGRARNLLEAVLWHGGEAKAAQQQVLSFNAEQRAALLAFLNSL; via the coding sequence ATGCCCTCGCTGCCTCTTCGCTTGTCCGCACTGTTTCTGGCCCTGGGCCTGAGTGCCTGCGATGACGCCCCGCGTTTTACCCAGGCCGAACCCGGTGAAGCCAGGTCCGGTGGCAGCGCGACCGTGCGCAAGACCGATCAGAACGCCTTTTCCCTGCCCTCCGCCAACCTGCCGCCGTCACGGCGCGTGGACTTCAGCGTCGGCAACAGCTTCTTCCGCAACCCCTGGGTGATCGCCCCGTCGACCACCACGGCCCGCGACGGCCTCGGCCCACTGTTCAACACCAATGCTTGCCAGGGCTGCCATATCAAGGACGGTCGCGGTCACCCGCCTGCACCTGATGCATTGAATGCCGTTTCGATGCTGGTGCGCCTGTCGATACCCGATTCACCAACCTACGCCAAAATCATCGAGCAGCAAGGTGTCGTGCCCGAGCCGGTCTACGGCGGCCAGTTCCAGGACATGTCGGTGCCCGGCGTGGTTCCGGAAGGCAAGGTTCGGGTTGATTACACGCCGGTGCCGGTGCGTTTCAAGGACGGCACCGAAGTCGAGTTGCGCAAGCCGACATTGCAGATCACCCAACTCGGCTACGGCCCGATGCACCCGGACACGCGTTTCTCGGCGCGCGTCGCCCCGCCGATGATTGGCCTCGGGCTGCTCGAGGCGATCCCGGAAGAAGCGATCCTCGCCAATGCCGCCGCGCAGGCCAAAGAGAAAAACGGCATCAATGGCCGACCGAACCAGGTCTGGGATGACGCCCTGCAGAAAACCGTCCTCGGCCGATTCGGCTGGAAGGCCGGGCAACCGAACCTCAATCAACAGAATGTTCACGCGTTTTCTGGTGATATGGGCCTCACGACCAGCCTGAGGCCCTTTGATGACTGCACCGAGGCGCAAACCGCCTGCAAACAGGCGCCGAACGGCAACGGCCCGGACGGCGAACCGGAAGTCAGCGATAACATTCTGCGTCTGGTGCTGTTCTACAGCCGTAACCTTGCCGTACCGGCCCGCCGCGATGTCGGCACTCCGCAAGTGCTGGCCGGCAAGAGCCTGTTTTTCCAGGCTGGTTGCCAGTCCTGCCACACACCCAAATACACCACCGCCGCCAACGCGGCAGAACCTGAACTGGCCAATCAAGTGATTCGCCCTTACAGCGATCTGCTGCTGCACGACATGGGCGACGGCCTGGCCGACAACCGCAGTGAATTCCAGGCCAGTGGCCGCGACTGGCGCACGCCGCCGTTGTGGGGCATCGGCCTGACGCAGGCAGTCAGTGGCCACACCCAGTTCCTGCATGACGGCCGCGCCCGCAATCTGCTCGAAGCCGTGCTCTGGCATGGCGGCGAAGCAAAAGCGGCCCAGCAACAGGTTTTGTCTTTCAATGCCGAGCAGCGCGCGGCGTTGCTGGCGTTTTTGAATTCCCTTTAA
- a CDS encoding DUF1513 domain-containing protein, which translates to MLRRQALTLGSLLLGAVTLGGWTLFKQKDKSPLLLSARDDGDGKHYAVGYRLDGTRVFATQVGQRCHDIINHPTLPIALFVARRPGTESYLIDLRDGTLLQTVASQPNRHFYGHAVIHQSGDWLYATENDTSDPGRGLLGVYKFEGERLVHSGEISTHGIGPHQVSWMPDGETLVVANGGIRTEAESRVEMNLNAMEPSLVLMQRDGTLLSKETLAQQMNSVRHLGIASDGTIVAGQQFMGPSHESSELLAIKRPGQPFVAFPVPEHQLQAMGHYTASVAVHSDLRLVALTAPRGNRFFIWDMDSGEVRLDAPLPDCAGVGAVADGFVVTSGQGRCRYYDCRQTNLVAKPLELPAGLWDNHLHLI; encoded by the coding sequence ATGCTGCGACGACAGGCTCTGACGTTAGGTAGTTTGCTGCTGGGAGCAGTGACACTGGGCGGCTGGACGCTGTTCAAGCAAAAGGACAAGAGCCCGTTGCTGCTCTCGGCGCGGGACGATGGCGACGGCAAGCACTACGCCGTCGGTTATCGGCTGGACGGTACGCGGGTGTTCGCTACCCAGGTCGGCCAGCGTTGCCACGACATCATCAACCACCCGACGCTGCCGATCGCGCTGTTCGTCGCCCGGCGTCCGGGCACCGAAAGTTACCTGATCGACCTGCGCGACGGCACGCTGCTGCAAACCGTGGCCTCGCAACCGAACCGGCACTTCTACGGTCACGCGGTGATTCACCAGAGCGGCGACTGGCTGTACGCCACCGAGAACGACACGTCCGATCCCGGTCGCGGCTTGCTCGGCGTGTACAAGTTCGAAGGCGAGCGTCTGGTGCACAGCGGCGAGATTTCGACCCATGGCATCGGCCCGCATCAGGTGTCGTGGATGCCCGATGGCGAAACCCTGGTGGTGGCCAACGGCGGCATTCGCACCGAGGCTGAAAGCCGCGTCGAGATGAACCTCAACGCCATGGAACCAAGCCTGGTGCTGATGCAGCGCGACGGTACATTGCTGAGCAAGGAAACCCTCGCGCAACAGATGAACAGCGTGCGGCACCTGGGGATCGCCAGCGATGGCACCATCGTCGCCGGTCAGCAATTCATGGGGCCGTCCCATGAGTCGTCGGAGCTGTTGGCGATCAAGCGTCCGGGGCAACCGTTCGTGGCGTTCCCGGTGCCCGAGCATCAGTTGCAGGCCATGGGGCATTACACCGCCAGCGTCGCGGTGCACAGTGATTTGCGCCTGGTCGCGTTGACGGCGCCGCGGGGCAATCGCTTTTTCATCTGGGACATGGACAGCGGTGAAGTGCGCCTGGATGCGCCGCTTCCCGATTGCGCCGGGGTGGGTGCAGTGGCCGACGGTTTTGTCGTGACCTCGGGTCAAGGCCGATGCCGGTACTACGATTGCCGCCAGACAAACCTTGTTGCAAAACCTCTCGAACTGCCTGCGGGGCTCTGGGATAACCACCTGCACCTCATCTGA
- a CDS encoding putative bifunctional diguanylate cyclase/phosphodiesterase, protein MKLELKNSLSVKLLRVVLLSALIVGVVLSCAQIVFDAYKTRQAVAGDAQRILDMFRDPSTQAVYSLDREMGMQVIEGLFQDDAVRQASIGHPNEAMLAQKSRELQQSNSRWLTDLILGKERTFTTQLVGRGPYSEYYGDLSITLDTATYGQGFIVSSVIIFISGVLRALAMGLVLYLVYHWLLTKPLSRIIEHLTEINPDRPSEHKIPQLRGHEKNELGIWINTANQLLESIERNTHLRHEAENSLLRMAQYDFLTGLPNRQQLQQQLDKILVDAGKLQRRVAVLCVGLDDFKGINEQFSYQTGDQLLLALADRLRGHSGRLGALARLGGDQFALVQADIEQPYEAAELAQSILDDLEAAFALDHQEIRLRATIGITLFPEDGDSTEKLLQKAEQTMTLAKTRSRNRYQFYIASVDTEMRRRRELEKDLRDALIRDQFYLVYQPQISYRDHRVVGVEALIRWQHPEHGLVPPDLFIPLAEQNGTIIAIGEWVLDQACKQLRDWHDQGFTDLRMAVNLSTVQLHHAELPRVVNNLLQMYRLPPRSLELEVTETGLMEDISTAAQHLLSLRRSGALIAIDDFGTGYSSLSYLKSLPLDKIKIDKSFVQDLLDDDDDATIVRAIIQLGKSLGMQVIAEGVETVEQEAYIISEGCHEGQGYFYSKPLPARELGAYLKQAQRSNAAIL, encoded by the coding sequence TTGAAGCTGGAACTCAAGAACAGCTTGTCGGTGAAGTTGCTCCGGGTCGTGCTCCTGTCGGCATTGATCGTCGGCGTGGTCTTGAGCTGCGCGCAGATCGTTTTCGATGCCTATAAAACACGCCAGGCCGTGGCAGGCGATGCCCAGCGCATCCTCGACATGTTCCGCGACCCCTCGACCCAGGCCGTCTACAGCCTGGACCGGGAGATGGGCATGCAAGTGATTGAAGGCCTGTTTCAGGACGACGCCGTCCGCCAGGCCTCCATCGGCCACCCCAATGAAGCCATGCTGGCGCAAAAATCCCGCGAGTTGCAGCAATCCAACAGCCGCTGGCTGACCGACCTGATCCTCGGCAAGGAACGCACCTTCACCACTCAACTGGTGGGTCGCGGCCCGTACAGTGAGTACTACGGCGACCTGAGCATCACCCTCGACACCGCCACCTACGGACAAGGGTTCATCGTCAGCTCGGTGATCATCTTCATTTCCGGGGTATTGCGCGCCCTCGCCATGGGGCTGGTGCTGTATCTGGTCTACCACTGGCTGCTGACCAAACCGCTGTCGCGGATCATCGAGCACCTGACCGAAATCAACCCGGACCGCCCCAGCGAGCACAAGATTCCACAGCTCAGAGGCCACGAGAAAAACGAACTGGGCATCTGGATCAACACCGCCAATCAGTTGCTCGAGTCCATCGAGCGCAACACCCACCTGCGCCACGAAGCGGAAAACAGCCTGCTGCGCATGGCCCAGTACGACTTCCTCACTGGCCTGCCGAACCGCCAGCAATTGCAACAGCAACTGGACAAGATCCTCGTCGACGCTGGCAAACTGCAACGCCGGGTCGCGGTGTTGTGTGTCGGCCTCGATGACTTCAAGGGCATCAACGAACAATTCAGCTATCAGACCGGCGACCAACTGCTGCTGGCGCTGGCTGATCGCCTGCGGGGCCACAGCGGTCGCCTTGGCGCCCTCGCCCGACTGGGCGGCGATCAGTTCGCCCTGGTTCAGGCCGATATCGAACAACCCTACGAAGCCGCCGAACTGGCGCAAAGCATTCTCGATGACCTGGAAGCGGCATTCGCCCTCGATCATCAAGAGATTCGCCTGCGCGCCACCATCGGCATCACCCTGTTCCCCGAGGATGGCGACAGCACCGAGAAGCTGCTGCAAAAAGCCGAGCAGACCATGACCCTGGCCAAGACTCGCTCGCGCAACCGCTACCAGTTCTATATCGCCAGTGTCGACACCGAGATGCGTCGCCGTCGCGAACTGGAAAAGGACCTGCGCGACGCGTTGATCCGCGACCAGTTCTACCTCGTCTACCAGCCGCAGATCAGCTACCGCGATCACCGGGTGGTGGGCGTCGAAGCATTGATTCGCTGGCAACATCCCGAACACGGGCTGGTGCCGCCGGACCTGTTCATCCCGCTGGCCGAGCAGAACGGCACCATCATTGCCATTGGCGAATGGGTGCTGGATCAGGCCTGTAAACAATTGCGCGACTGGCATGACCAGGGCTTCACCGACCTGCGCATGGCGGTGAACCTGTCCACGGTGCAGTTGCACCACGCCGAGCTGCCGCGGGTGGTCAATAACCTGCTGCAAATGTACCGCCTGCCACCGCGCAGCCTGGAGCTGGAAGTCACCGAAACCGGCCTGATGGAAGACATCAGCACCGCCGCCCAGCACCTGCTGAGCCTTCGTCGCTCCGGTGCGTTGATCGCCATCGACGACTTCGGCACCGGTTACTCATCGCTGAGTTACCTGAAAAGCCTGCCGCTGGACAAGATCAAGATCGACAAGAGCTTCGTACAAGACCTGCTCGATGACGACGACGATGCAACCATCGTTCGGGCCATCATCCAGTTGGGCAAGAGCCTTGGCATGCAGGTCATTGCAGAGGGGGTGGAAACCGTCGAGCAAGAGGCCTACATCATTTCCGAAGGCTGCCACGAAGGTCAGGGCTACTTTTACAGCAAGCCACTGCCGGCGCGAGAACTGGGCGCCTATCTCAAGCAGGCCCAACGCAGTAACGCGGCTATTTTGTAG
- a CDS encoding efflux RND transporter periplasmic adaptor subunit: MLRRRMLIMLGVVLLIVLVLAGYKAFSIYTMIQGFAVPKPPISVAVATATEQPWQERLPTVGTLKALQGVDLSLETDGTVIDLQFESGQKVKVGQPLLRLDSAVESALLETAQADLGLAQLDYGRGSQLVGSQAISKGEFDRLSAVLKKSKATVNQLKAALGKKSIVAPFSGTIGIRQVDVGDYLASGTMIATLQDLSSLYVDFFVPEQSVPKIAIGQPVEIIVAAYPAQTFPGTISAINPKIENSTRNMQVRATLANPDGKLLPGMFASLQVMLPDPQPRIVVPESAITYTLYGNSLYVATQKKTEDGSVEKDDKGQPILIAERRFIETGERRDGQVMITKGVKNGEKVVTAGQIKLDNGAHIAISDDKTLAEKNSQPRAD, encoded by the coding sequence ATGCTGCGTCGCCGCATGCTGATCATGTTGGGTGTTGTTTTGCTGATCGTGCTGGTTCTGGCCGGTTACAAAGCCTTCTCCATCTACACGATGATTCAAGGCTTCGCTGTGCCGAAACCGCCGATCAGCGTCGCCGTGGCTACTGCTACCGAGCAACCGTGGCAGGAACGCCTGCCTACCGTCGGCACGCTCAAGGCGCTGCAAGGCGTGGACCTGAGCCTGGAGACCGACGGCACCGTCATCGATTTGCAGTTCGAGTCAGGGCAGAAGGTCAAGGTAGGTCAACCACTCCTGCGCCTCGACAGCGCCGTGGAAAGTGCCTTGCTGGAAACCGCCCAGGCCGACCTCGGGCTGGCCCAGCTCGATTACGGTCGCGGTAGCCAACTGGTGGGCAGCCAGGCCATTTCCAAAGGTGAGTTCGACCGACTTTCGGCGGTGCTGAAAAAAAGCAAAGCCACGGTCAATCAACTCAAGGCTGCGCTCGGCAAAAAAAGCATCGTTGCCCCCTTCAGCGGGACCATCGGCATTCGGCAGGTGGACGTTGGCGACTACCTTGCCAGCGGCACCATGATTGCCACCCTGCAAGACCTCAGCAGTCTCTACGTCGACTTTTTCGTGCCCGAACAGTCGGTGCCGAAGATCGCCATCGGCCAGCCGGTTGAAATCATCGTCGCGGCCTACCCGGCGCAGACCTTCCCCGGCACCATCAGCGCGATCAATCCGAAAATCGAGAACAGCACGCGCAACATGCAGGTCCGCGCGACCCTGGCCAACCCCGACGGCAAACTGTTACCGGGCATGTTCGCCAGCCTGCAGGTGATGCTGCCCGACCCGCAGCCGCGCATCGTCGTGCCGGAAAGCGCGATCACGTACACGCTGTACGGCAATTCGTTGTACGTGGCAACGCAGAAAAAAACCGAAGACGGCAGCGTCGAAAAAGACGACAAGGGCCAACCGATCCTGATCGCCGAACGCCGTTTCATCGAAACCGGCGAGCGACGCGATGGCCAGGTGATGATTACCAAAGGCGTGAAGAACGGCGAAAAAGTGGTCACCGCCGGCCAGATCAAACTGGACAACGGTGCGCACATTGCCATCAGCGACGACAAGACCCTGGCCGAGAAGAACAGTCAGCCACGCGCTGACTGA
- a CDS encoding imelysin family protein, with the protein MFRPKLLFTSLAALALGACSPQDPQAVTSAAIAKSVILPTYTRWVEADRQLAVSALAYCEGKENLDTARADFLHAQKAWAELQPLLIGPLAEGNRAWQVQFWPDKKNLVGRQVEQLVTAQPQIDATALAKSSVVVQGLSAYEYILFDSKPDVANEAQKAKYCPLLKAIGERQKQLAEEILQTWNNTDGMLAQLSKFPNQRYADSHEAIADLLRVQVTALDSLKKKLGTPMGRQTKGVPQPFQADQWRSQSSLTSMEASLAAAKTVWEGVDNKGLRGLLPSEQKPLADKIDAAYAASLKLFASNQRSLTEMLNDDAGRQQLNDIYDSLNVVHRLHEGELAKALGIQLGFNANDGD; encoded by the coding sequence ATGTTCCGTCCCAAGTTGTTGTTCACCAGCCTTGCCGCACTCGCCCTCGGCGCCTGCTCACCGCAGGATCCGCAGGCTGTCACGTCGGCGGCCATCGCCAAGTCGGTGATCCTGCCGACCTACACGCGCTGGGTTGAAGCCGATCGCCAGTTGGCCGTCAGTGCGCTGGCCTATTGCGAAGGCAAGGAAAACCTCGACACCGCCCGTGCCGATTTCCTGCATGCGCAGAAAGCCTGGGCCGAGCTGCAACCGTTGCTGATCGGGCCGCTGGCCGAAGGCAATCGCGCCTGGCAGGTGCAATTCTGGCCGGACAAGAAAAACCTGGTGGGCCGTCAGGTCGAGCAACTGGTGACCGCGCAACCGCAGATCGATGCCACCGCCCTGGCCAAATCCAGCGTTGTGGTGCAAGGCCTCTCGGCCTACGAATACATCCTGTTCGACAGCAAGCCTGACGTGGCCAACGAGGCGCAAAAAGCCAAGTATTGCCCTCTGCTGAAAGCCATTGGCGAGCGTCAGAAACAGCTGGCCGAAGAAATTCTGCAAACCTGGAACAACACCGACGGCATGCTCGCGCAGTTGAGCAAATTCCCGAACCAGCGCTACGCCGACTCCCACGAGGCGATTGCCGATCTGCTGCGTGTACAGGTCACCGCTCTCGACAGCCTGAAGAAAAAACTCGGCACGCCGATGGGCCGCCAGACCAAGGGTGTGCCGCAACCATTCCAGGCTGACCAGTGGCGCAGCCAGTCATCCCTGACGAGTATGGAAGCGAGCCTCGCCGCCGCCAAAACCGTGTGGGAAGGCGTCGACAACAAAGGCCTGCGTGGCTTGCTGCCAAGCGAGCAGAAACCTTTGGCCGACAAGATCGACGCCGCCTACGCCGCGTCCCTGAAACTGTTCGCCAGCAACCAGCGCTCGCTGACTGAAATGCTCAACGACGACGCCGGTCGCCAGCAGCTCAACGACATCTACGACAGCCTCAACGTCGTCCACCGCCTGCACGAAGGCGAACTGGCCAAGGCGCTGGGCATCCAACTGGGCTTCAACGCCAACGACGGTGACTGA